From Catharus ustulatus isolate bCatUst1 chromosome 6, bCatUst1.pri.v2, whole genome shotgun sequence, a single genomic window includes:
- the FGF19 gene encoding fibroblast growth factor 19 — protein MRYEMDSISDAAGSMELITASYKRPGGGCGRATAPRSRAGMGLRPAALALLALAAAAASALPLPLPDAGPHLNYGWGEPIRLRHLYTASKHGLFSCFLRIGADGRVDAAGSQSAQSLLEIRAVAVRTVAIKGVQSSRYLCMDEAGRLHGQLRYSTEDCSFEEEIRPDGYNVYKSKKHGISVSLSSAKQRQQFKGKDFLPLSHFLPMINTVPVESADFGEYGDYSQAFEPEVFSSPLETDSMDPFGIASKLSPVKSPSFQK, from the exons ATGCGGTATGAAATGGACTCTATATCGGATGCGGCCGGATCGATGGAGCTGATAACGGCGAGCTATAAAAGGCCGGGGGGCGGCTGCGGCCGCGCTACAGCCCCGAGGAGCCGAGCCGGGATGGGGCTGCGCCCCGCCGCGCTGGCGCTGCTCGCTctggcggccgccgccgcctccgcgctgccgctgccgctgcccgaCGCCGGCCCGCACCTCAACTACGGCTGGGGAGAGCCCATCCGGCTGCGGCACCTCTACACCGCCAGCAAGCACGGGCTCTTCAGCTGCTTCCTGCGCATCGGCGCCGACGGCCGGGTGGACGCGGCCGGGAGCCAGAGCGCGCAGA GTCTGCTGGAGATCCGCGCCGTGGCCGTGCGCACCGTGGCCATCAAGGGCGTGCAGAGCTCCCGGTACCTGTGCATGGACGAGGCGGGGCGGCTGCACGGGCAG CTCAGGTATTCCACTGAAGACTGTTCCTTTGAGGAGGAGATTCGCCCAGACGGCTACAACGTGTATAAATCCAAAAAACATGGAATATCAGTGTCTTTGAGCAGTGCCAAACAAAGACAGCAGTTCAAGGGGAAAGATTTCCTTCCCCTGTCTCACTTCTTGCCCATGATCAACACGGTGCCTGTGGAGTCAGCAGACTTTGGTGAATACGGTGATTACAGCCAGGCCTTTGAGCCAGAGGTGTTCTCCTCACCCCTGGAGACGGACAGCATGGACCCCTTTGGCATTGCCTCTAAACTGTCCCCAGTGAAGAGCCCCAGCTTCCAGAAGTGA